The Terriglobia bacterium DNA window TGATTGCGCCGCGGGATCGTCGCCAAAGTTCTTGAGCCAGCGGACGCCGGGCTCACGGCGAAACCAGGTCATCTGGCGCTTGGCGTAGTTGCGGTGCGCCTGCTGTGCGGCCCAGACTGCGAGTTTGCGGTCGATCTCACCGCGCAGGTGCTGGACGGCCTGCTTGTAGCCCAGCGATTGCAGCGGGCGGGCGGTGTCACCGTACTTGTCGAGTATCGCCCGGGTCTCCTCGAGCAATCCTTCCTCGAACATGGTTGCCGCGCGCTGGTTGATGCGGGTGTAGAGCGCGTTGCGGTCGGGATCAAGGCCGAGTCGCAGGACGCGAAAGCCGGTGAGCGGGTCGCGGCCGCGCTTCCAGAGTTCCGACATGCGGGTGCGGGCGAGCAGGCAGACCTCGATGGCGCGGATGAGCTTGGGGTCGTCGTTCCCGTGGATGTTCTCCGCGGCGGCCGGATCGAGGCGGCGCAGGATATTGTGCAGGTGGCTGGAACCGCGCTCGGAGGCACTGGTGCGCAAGCGCTCGCGGAGATCTTCGGAGCGCGGCGGGCCGGAGAAGAGACCTTCGAGCAGCGCCCGGAGATAGAGGCCGGTTCCGCCAAC harbors:
- the miaA gene encoding tRNA (adenosine(37)-N6)-dimethylallyltransferase MiaA, yielding MSRDPLLVAVVGPTASGKTALSLALAGRFGGEIVNCDSVALYREFEIGTAKPSREARARAPHHLLDILGPTDVFTAGDYSRAAREVLSDIRKRGCLPIVVGGTGLYLRALLEGLFSGPPRSEDLRERLRTSASERGSSHLHNILRRLDPAAAENIHGNDDPKLIRAIEVCLLARTRMSELWKRGRDPLTGFRVLRLGLDPDRNALYTRINQRAATMFEEGLLEETRAILDKYGDTARPLQSLGYKQAVQHLRGEIDRKLAVWAAQQAHRNYAKRQMTWFRREPGVRWLKNFGDDPAAQSQAIALVQSEL